In Bacillus sp. Cs-700, one genomic interval encodes:
- a CDS encoding YtzH-like family protein: protein MPLSHRDQLFILADILKNHHIDCTGTSSECEQVQRLATALQQNEGVAPEIKQVLGQIQQYSATGATESNLLNHIETHQPHLSQWVDTIDRYQ, encoded by the coding sequence ATGCCACTCTCACATCGAGATCAGCTTTTTATTCTGGCTGACATTCTTAAGAACCATCATATCGATTGCACAGGAACCTCTTCAGAATGTGAGCAAGTTCAGCGTTTGGCAACAGCTTTACAGCAAAACGAAGGTGTTGCGCCAGAGATTAAGCAGGTACTTGGTCAGATTCAACAATATAGCGCTACTGGAGCAACAGAATCCAATTTATTAAACCATATAGAAACCCACCAGCCTCATCTTAGCCAGTGGGTTGATACTATTGATCGGTATCAATAA
- a CDS encoding phosphotransferase family protein: MKLLDNILGEGWQVTPAGGATGEAYLAQYGDEKLFLKRNSSPFLAVLSAEGIVPKLLWTKRLENGDVITAQKWLPGRELKSHEMKQPRVAQMLYKIHRSSELRRMLNRLGKKPLSPDVIYQDLLQKFENHHRRDVEVIRALSYLAANKNDLENVEKVVCHCDVNHNNWMFSEEGNLYLIDWDGAVVADPALDIGMLLYWYLPKEEWEEWLTHYGLENTESLRHRMYWYVVAQTLLSIYWYDLKGLNGEVEFWKKDLENLNHYRLIDTDQ; the protein is encoded by the coding sequence GTGAAATTGTTGGATAACATTTTAGGCGAAGGCTGGCAGGTTACGCCCGCTGGCGGAGCGACAGGCGAAGCATACTTAGCTCAATATGGAGACGAGAAATTATTCCTAAAACGGAACTCCTCGCCTTTTCTGGCTGTTTTGTCGGCGGAAGGAATTGTACCGAAACTTCTCTGGACCAAGCGACTTGAGAATGGAGACGTTATTACAGCCCAAAAGTGGTTGCCGGGGAGGGAACTGAAGTCCCATGAAATGAAGCAGCCGCGAGTGGCGCAAATGCTTTATAAAATTCATCGTTCTTCAGAACTTCGAAGGATGCTAAATCGTCTCGGGAAAAAACCTCTTTCACCAGACGTCATTTATCAAGATTTATTACAAAAGTTTGAGAATCATCATCGAAGAGACGTTGAAGTGATTCGAGCCCTATCTTACCTGGCTGCTAATAAAAATGATCTTGAGAACGTGGAAAAGGTTGTTTGTCATTGTGATGTCAATCATAATAATTGGATGTTTAGTGAGGAAGGGAATCTATATTTAATCGATTGGGACGGAGCGGTTGTGGCAGATCCTGCGTTAGATATCGGAATGCTGCTTTACTGGTACCTTCCAAAAGAGGAGTGGGAAGAATGGCTCACTCATTACGGATTGGAAAATACAGAAAGCCTGCGCCATCGCATGTACTGGTATGTGGTAGCGCAGACACTCTTGTCTATCTATTGGTACGATCTTAAAGGATTAAACGGAGAAGTTGAATTCTGGAAAAAAGACTTAGAGAATTTAAACCACTATCGACTTATTGATACCGATCAATAG
- the pulA gene encoding type I pullulanase gives MIRDYSAYKKVSQAFTAYWDDFHTITVMANISLDVKDAYTLTDGHLDIPFEVKENSKMGKKRLISLQVDREYMPGNNYYLIHSSGETSLVFTGKVVRTDMFDDRYYYDGELGALLTENGTVFRVWAPTATEVIVNIYNDTFQKIKELPMLKQERGVFEGSSAEVSEGALYTYSVNVNGECRETIDPYARAATSNCKFGMVINPSHTNPEGWNPFNKPSFAKPSDAIIYELHVRDFSVQAKSGLKNRGKYKAFTEEPPDKDGIPAGINYIKWLGVTHVELLPIQDFGSVDEMKVPPSYNWGYDPIHYFVPEGSYSLNSHEPYTRIREVKEMIQKLHEKGLRVIMDVVFNHVYQLHASPLEKVVPGYYFRFDHGGKPSNGTGVGNDTASERRMMRKLIVDSVVYWAKEYGIDGFRFDLMGIHDKETMNEVRYALDCIDPTILVFGEGWHMNTILPDHRKAMSGNARETPRIGYFNDHFRDSVKGKLFDTRSTGFANGNFSVKEEVKKCIMGSVEDKFITASQSINYVECHDNHTLWDRLNRSHPGVSEDVKQRMHRLATAITILSQGIPFIHAGQEFFRTKNGVEDSYKSSDKINRFDWQRMRAVQANVKYIRGLISIRKHFDVFRMAERHEMNRISFIDSPGPILAYRIHQQHSSESIVVIHNGGFHDDIIDIGGGEKWVLADGEVASVEPIKKTSDKLLSVPPFNTIILITND, from the coding sequence ATGATACGAGATTATTCTGCATACAAAAAAGTAAGCCAGGCTTTTACAGCATATTGGGATGACTTTCATACCATTACGGTAATGGCTAATATCTCGTTAGATGTTAAGGATGCCTACACCCTTACTGATGGCCATTTAGACATTCCGTTTGAAGTGAAAGAAAACTCAAAAATGGGTAAGAAGAGATTAATTTCATTACAAGTCGATCGAGAGTACATGCCGGGGAATAATTACTACCTCATTCATTCAAGTGGTGAGACTAGTCTTGTTTTTACAGGAAAAGTTGTCAGAACAGATATGTTTGATGACCGCTATTATTATGATGGTGAATTAGGAGCCCTATTAACTGAAAATGGGACGGTGTTTCGAGTTTGGGCACCAACAGCAACCGAAGTTATTGTTAACATCTATAATGATACGTTCCAAAAGATAAAAGAGTTGCCAATGTTGAAGCAAGAGCGCGGTGTGTTTGAAGGTTCATCAGCTGAGGTTTCAGAAGGGGCACTCTATACTTACAGTGTGAATGTTAACGGTGAATGCCGAGAAACCATTGATCCTTATGCAAGAGCAGCCACTTCAAACTGCAAGTTTGGAATGGTGATCAATCCTTCCCATACGAATCCAGAGGGCTGGAACCCTTTCAATAAACCTTCGTTTGCGAAGCCTTCTGACGCGATCATATATGAATTACACGTTAGAGACTTTAGTGTTCAAGCAAAAAGTGGATTGAAAAATAGAGGGAAGTATAAGGCTTTTACAGAAGAACCGCCTGATAAAGATGGCATTCCGGCAGGTATTAATTATATTAAATGGCTCGGGGTTACGCACGTTGAACTTCTTCCTATTCAGGATTTCGGCAGTGTCGATGAAATGAAAGTCCCTCCATCTTATAATTGGGGATATGATCCAATTCATTATTTTGTTCCAGAAGGTAGCTACTCACTAAACTCTCATGAACCGTATACGCGCATTCGAGAAGTGAAGGAAATGATTCAGAAGCTTCATGAAAAAGGTTTAAGAGTCATCATGGACGTTGTGTTTAATCACGTTTATCAACTTCATGCTTCTCCATTAGAAAAGGTTGTACCTGGATACTATTTTCGGTTTGATCATGGTGGAAAACCTTCGAATGGAACGGGTGTAGGAAACGATACAGCTTCTGAAAGAAGAATGATGAGGAAATTAATTGTTGATTCGGTTGTTTACTGGGCAAAAGAATATGGCATTGATGGTTTTCGCTTCGACTTAATGGGAATTCATGATAAAGAAACGATGAACGAAGTACGCTATGCCCTTGATTGCATAGATCCAACGATTCTTGTGTTTGGTGAAGGCTGGCATATGAATACCATTCTACCTGACCATCGAAAAGCAATGAGTGGCAATGCTCGAGAAACCCCTAGAATAGGCTATTTTAACGACCACTTCCGTGATTCTGTTAAAGGAAAGTTATTTGATACTCGCTCCACTGGCTTCGCCAATGGAAACTTTTCAGTTAAAGAAGAGGTAAAGAAGTGTATAATGGGGAGTGTTGAGGATAAATTCATTACAGCATCTCAGTCCATTAATTATGTAGAATGTCATGATAACCATACGCTTTGGGATCGCCTGAATCGGAGTCATCCAGGAGTGAGTGAGGATGTTAAACAGCGTATGCATCGTCTCGCAACGGCGATCACCATTCTTTCGCAGGGAATTCCGTTCATTCATGCGGGACAGGAATTTTTCCGCACAAAAAATGGAGTAGAAGATAGCTATAAATCTTCTGATAAAATTAATCGCTTTGATTGGCAAAGAATGAGAGCTGTTCAAGCAAACGTCAAGTACATTCGAGGGTTAATTTCAATTAGAAAACATTTTGATGTGTTTCGAATGGCTGAACGACATGAGATGAATCGGATTTCCTTTATCGATTCTCCAGGTCCAATTCTTGCTTATCGCATTCATCAACAGCACTCGTCTGAATCCATTGTCGTCATTCATAACGGCGGCTTCCATGACGATATTATCGATATCGGTGGTGGTGAGAAATGGGTTCTTGCCGATGGAGAAGTAGCAAGCGTTGAACCGATTAAAAAAACATCAGATAAATTGCTCTCAGTACCCCCATTTAACACAATTATTTTGATAACAAATGATTAA
- a CDS encoding LrgB family protein: MMLLQMFFWLFITLLLYVVFRRLYQLLPYPFMIPVLTCTVVLVVVLTSFDVSYDTYFSGGQWIDVLLGPAIVALAFPLYKQRKLLNKFKVEIFATVLTASLLGILSGYWLAVVSGYNEMIVSTIISKNVTTPVAMEVASMTGGEPAFAVIFVMIAGIGGAVTGPWLFQLLGISNFLGIGMAFGGASHAIGTAKALEYGEREAAISSIGLSLCALCVSLLGPLLLKWIS, encoded by the coding sequence ATGATGCTACTGCAAATGTTTTTTTGGCTATTTATCACATTATTGTTATACGTTGTTTTCCGCCGACTCTATCAGTTATTACCGTACCCTTTTATGATTCCTGTATTAACGTGTACGGTGGTTCTGGTAGTGGTTTTAACGTCATTTGATGTTTCGTATGACACTTATTTCAGTGGAGGTCAATGGATCGACGTGTTGCTAGGTCCTGCTATCGTCGCACTTGCTTTTCCTCTATATAAGCAGAGAAAATTATTAAATAAGTTTAAAGTTGAAATTTTTGCAACGGTTTTAACAGCAAGTCTTCTAGGGATATTGTCTGGATATTGGTTAGCGGTCGTGAGTGGATATAATGAAATGATTGTGTCGACAATTATTTCTAAAAATGTAACCACTCCTGTAGCGATGGAAGTAGCTAGCATGACTGGTGGAGAACCAGCATTTGCCGTTATATTCGTAATGATTGCAGGAATAGGTGGAGCAGTAACTGGTCCTTGGTTATTCCAGCTTCTCGGCATATCGAACTTTCTTGGAATCGGTATGGCTTTCGGCGGTGCCTCACATGCGATAGGTACAGCAAAGGCACTCGAATATGGCGAGCGAGAAGCTGCAATAAGTTCAATAGGTTTAAGTTTATGTGCCCTGTGTGTTTCGCTCCTTGGACCGCTTTTATTAAAATGGATTTCTTGA
- a CDS encoding CidA/LrgA family protein, translated as MSSRINKYLIISLQIGFLFGFYLVGGYLQTTLALPVPGSVVGMLILLIGLYLKWIPIRWISQGASALLNHLPLLFVPVTVGIMQHLDFFSGKSLWLVPIVLVSTWIVMGTTGLLGQFLANRKEWDR; from the coding sequence ATGAGTTCACGAATTAATAAATACCTTATCATTTCATTACAAATTGGTTTCCTGTTTGGGTTTTATCTTGTGGGGGGCTATCTTCAAACAACATTAGCACTCCCTGTTCCCGGTAGTGTCGTAGGGATGCTAATTCTTCTAATCGGGCTTTATCTAAAATGGATTCCGATTCGATGGATTTCCCAGGGGGCATCCGCATTATTAAATCATTTACCGTTATTATTTGTACCAGTCACAGTCGGTATCATGCAACATCTCGACTTCTTTAGCGGGAAGAGTCTCTGGTTAGTTCCAATCGTTCTCGTCAGTACGTGGATCGTCATGGGGACGACGGGGCTACTTGGCCAGTTTCTTGCTAATCGAAAGGAGTGGGATAGATGA
- the thpR gene encoding RNA 2',3'-cyclic phosphodiesterase — MLNTHYFIALPIQPHLRKTLQEIQMKTHLGFFKHIVYPEDFHITVAFLGGADARELSDLHEGLQSVAKVMQPFNLEVDGLHYFGSESRPRVLYADVILTNQLEKLHQEVIQLCQLAGFSLKEREYSPHVTLAKKWYDPTKEIKPNWPTLKRESQEVSSVKLYRVAPDETPRYKGVATYEFTN; from the coding sequence ATGTTGAATACTCACTACTTTATTGCCCTCCCCATCCAACCACATCTTAGAAAGACACTTCAAGAGATTCAAATGAAGACTCATTTAGGATTTTTTAAGCATATCGTTTATCCTGAAGATTTTCATATTACGGTGGCTTTTTTAGGCGGAGCGGATGCAAGGGAGCTGTCAGATTTACATGAAGGTTTACAGAGCGTAGCAAAGGTCATGCAACCTTTTAATTTAGAAGTGGATGGGTTACATTATTTTGGTTCTGAAAGTCGACCCCGTGTACTTTATGCAGATGTGATACTTACAAACCAATTGGAAAAGCTTCATCAAGAAGTAATCCAATTGTGTCAATTAGCAGGATTTTCACTTAAAGAAAGGGAATACTCCCCACACGTGACGCTTGCAAAGAAATGGTATGACCCTACTAAAGAAATAAAACCAAATTGGCCAACACTTAAACGTGAAAGTCAGGAAGTATCGAGTGTGAAGTTATATCGAGTAGCACCCGATGAAACCCCAAGGTATAAAGGTGTTGCGACTTATGAGTTCACGAATTAA
- the cysK gene encoding cysteine synthase A yields MIYENMADLIGDTPLLKLNRVPNPNGAKIYAKLEYFNPSRSVKDRAAYNMIVKAEEDGLLKAGSTIIEPTSGNTGIGLAMNAAAKGYPAVIVMPDNATQERIKLLKAYGAKVVLTPSSEKMPGAINKAKEIAETIKDSFIPMQFENAANPDAHRTSTALEIVEAMKQLGVTPAAFVSTAGTGGTVTGTGEVLKEHFPDLTVHVVEPEGSPVLSGGKPGKHKLVGTSPGFIPDILNTSVYDEIIKITDEQAYEVTRKLAREEGLLVGPSSGAAVFAAMQVAERLSPNQVVVTMTCDSGERYLSSDLFSSL; encoded by the coding sequence ATGATCTATGAAAATATGGCCGATCTTATTGGAGATACGCCTCTACTCAAATTAAATCGAGTTCCGAATCCAAATGGCGCAAAAATATACGCAAAGCTGGAATACTTTAACCCAAGTCGGAGCGTAAAGGATCGCGCAGCGTATAATATGATTGTTAAAGCAGAAGAAGATGGCTTACTTAAAGCAGGCTCCACAATTATTGAGCCAACTTCGGGCAATACCGGCATTGGACTTGCCATGAACGCCGCGGCTAAAGGGTATCCTGCTGTTATTGTCATGCCTGATAACGCAACACAAGAACGCATTAAACTTCTTAAAGCATACGGTGCAAAAGTTGTTCTCACGCCATCTTCTGAGAAAATGCCTGGTGCAATTAACAAAGCGAAAGAAATTGCCGAAACCATTAAAGATAGCTTTATCCCAATGCAATTCGAAAATGCTGCAAATCCAGATGCCCATCGTACTTCAACAGCACTTGAAATTGTAGAAGCAATGAAGCAACTCGGCGTCACTCCTGCTGCCTTTGTTTCAACAGCTGGAACGGGTGGAACTGTTACCGGGACAGGTGAAGTCTTAAAAGAACATTTCCCCGATCTTACCGTTCACGTGGTTGAACCCGAGGGATCACCCGTTTTATCTGGCGGTAAACCTGGAAAACATAAACTCGTAGGAACAAGCCCTGGATTCATACCTGATATCCTGAACACCTCGGTCTATGATGAAATTATCAAAATTACTGATGAGCAAGCCTATGAAGTGACACGTAAATTAGCCAGGGAAGAAGGATTACTTGTAGGCCCATCTTCAGGAGCTGCAGTTTTTGCAGCGATGCAAGTTGCTGAGCGCTTATCACCTAACCAGGTTGTTGTAACAATGACATGTGATTCTGGCGAACGTTATTTATCAAGTGACTTATTCAGTTCTCTATAG
- the pepV gene encoding dipeptidase PepV yields the protein MNDVNWKEEVLSRKQLLMNDLEGLLKIESVLDEENRTEDAPFGSEVKKALDYMLNLGKRDGYQTKNVEQVAGHLEFGQGEDIIGVLCHVDVVPAGNDWTTPPFTPDVREGKMYARGAIDDKGPTIAAYWAMNIVKELYPALSKRVRMIVGTDEESSWRCVDTYFKHEEMPTMGFAPDAVFPIIHAEKGIADFEWIFPVNEEKKETFFLYSFHSGQRLNMVPDHAIAKCQSSEDQLLDVKKEFELFLNDKNLKGKATLDKQLTLEIHGVSVHGSAPHEGVNAAFRLAEFLEGLSLDQNGSAYINFITKWLRDDFTGERLGVSFKDNITGSLTMNAGTFEYQASQQGRIGINLRYPVTCQFDHVKQTFEKVTGPMSVEMKVIDHMTPHHVPQDHELIQKLQHVYEKQTGKEAKLLSIGGGTYARSLNAGVAFGALFEGKPQLAHQKDEYVDIEDLLKAAAIYAEAIYELAK from the coding sequence TTGAATGATGTAAATTGGAAGGAAGAAGTGCTTAGTCGAAAACAATTGTTAATGAATGACTTAGAAGGACTATTAAAAATTGAGAGTGTTTTAGACGAAGAGAATCGTACAGAGGATGCTCCCTTCGGTTCTGAAGTGAAAAAGGCGCTTGATTATATGCTTAATCTAGGGAAGCGTGATGGCTATCAAACAAAGAATGTCGAACAGGTTGCAGGACATTTAGAGTTTGGACAGGGTGAAGATATAATTGGTGTTTTGTGCCACGTTGATGTTGTGCCAGCGGGGAATGATTGGACAACCCCTCCGTTTACTCCTGATGTTCGAGAAGGAAAGATGTATGCAAGAGGAGCGATTGATGACAAGGGACCGACGATTGCGGCTTACTGGGCAATGAATATCGTCAAGGAACTTTATCCAGCGCTTTCAAAGCGAGTTCGAATGATCGTTGGTACAGATGAAGAAAGCTCTTGGCGATGTGTCGATACCTATTTTAAACATGAAGAAATGCCAACTATGGGCTTTGCACCTGATGCAGTCTTCCCAATTATTCACGCTGAAAAAGGGATTGCTGACTTTGAATGGATTTTCCCTGTTAATGAAGAAAAGAAGGAAACGTTCTTTCTTTACTCTTTTCATTCTGGACAGCGTTTGAATATGGTTCCAGATCATGCAATAGCAAAATGTCAGAGTAGTGAAGATCAATTGCTTGACGTCAAAAAGGAATTTGAGCTATTTTTAAATGATAAAAACCTTAAAGGAAAAGCGACTCTGGATAAGCAATTAACGCTCGAAATACACGGCGTATCCGTTCATGGATCTGCCCCTCATGAAGGTGTCAACGCAGCGTTCCGTTTAGCGGAATTTTTGGAAGGGCTGTCTCTTGATCAAAACGGATCTGCCTACATTAACTTTATCACCAAATGGTTACGGGATGATTTTACTGGCGAGCGCCTTGGCGTCTCTTTCAAAGATAACATTACAGGGTCACTGACGATGAATGCAGGTACTTTCGAGTATCAAGCGAGCCAACAGGGACGAATTGGCATTAATCTTCGGTATCCAGTAACGTGTCAGTTTGATCATGTGAAACAAACGTTTGAAAAGGTAACCGGTCCAATGTCAGTGGAGATGAAAGTGATTGATCATATGACACCCCATCATGTGCCACAAGATCATGAGCTTATTCAGAAGCTTCAACACGTTTATGAAAAGCAAACCGGCAAAGAAGCTAAGCTTCTATCGATAGGTGGAGGAACGTATGCCCGCTCTCTAAATGCGGGAGTGGCATTTGGAGCTCTATTTGAAGGAAAGCCTCAATTAGCACATCAAAAAGATGAATATGTGGATATCGAGGATTTGTTAAAAGCTGCAGCGATTTATGCGGAAGCGATTTATGAACTCGCAAAATAA
- a CDS encoding potassium channel family protein, whose amino-acid sequence MLFRIFLKNAIKLNNRFMLAVAFILVVVSTVIMRLIEPETFPSLFDSLWWVMTTVTTVGYGDYFPITIAGRMYAMFLYIVGIGLIGVVIGKFVDGFSEIKKRKEEGKMPYQGNDHIVIIGWSQKAAYAVSEIMDSDQCEIVIIDKLTKAPLIEENIHYIQGDAAEEATLNKADIMNAKAVLIFSDDTIHDALLADGKSLIIASSIERLSTDIHTTVEVMKEEHIKNFTHVQVDEFVLSHEAVSRMAVRSAFTKGISGVYSQLLSRGHGDNLYEIGVQQEWGTYRDAFQSLLQQGATLIADGERMDINRRLDESIPERAKLFVICDHEVYERIKGVK is encoded by the coding sequence ATGTTATTTCGTATTTTTCTAAAAAATGCCATTAAATTAAACAATCGTTTTATGCTAGCTGTCGCTTTCATTCTAGTTGTCGTTAGTACAGTGATCATGCGGCTCATTGAACCAGAGACGTTTCCATCTCTATTCGATTCACTCTGGTGGGTGATGACAACTGTAACGACAGTAGGATATGGAGATTACTTCCCGATCACGATTGCTGGAAGAATGTATGCGATGTTTCTCTATATTGTTGGTATTGGATTAATTGGAGTTGTTATTGGAAAGTTTGTTGATGGCTTTTCGGAGATTAAAAAGCGAAAGGAGGAAGGAAAAATGCCCTATCAAGGAAACGATCATATCGTCATTATTGGATGGTCGCAAAAAGCTGCATACGCGGTCTCGGAAATTATGGATTCTGATCAATGCGAGATTGTCATTATTGACAAGTTAACAAAAGCTCCATTAATCGAAGAGAATATTCATTATATACAAGGTGATGCTGCAGAAGAAGCAACGCTTAACAAAGCTGATATTATGAATGCGAAAGCAGTTCTTATCTTTTCGGATGATACGATACATGATGCTCTTCTCGCTGATGGAAAGTCACTCATTATTGCTAGCTCTATTGAACGACTTTCAACCGATATTCATACAACGGTTGAAGTAATGAAGGAGGAGCATATAAAGAATTTTACACATGTTCAGGTTGATGAGTTCGTTCTTTCACATGAAGCTGTATCTCGCATGGCTGTTCGATCCGCTTTTACAAAGGGAATATCAGGTGTCTACTCGCAGCTGTTAAGTAGGGGGCATGGTGATAACTTATATGAAATCGGTGTACAGCAAGAGTGGGGTACATATCGGGATGCGTTTCAGAGTCTACTGCAACAAGGAGCTACGCTTATAGCTGATGGAGAGCGGATGGATATTAATCGACGACTGGATGAGTCGATTCCGGAGAGGGCAAAACTCTTTGTCATTTGTGATCACGAAGTATATGAAAGAATAAAAGGGGTGAAATAA
- a CDS encoding DeoR family transcriptional regulator, whose product MLGSGSLSITSTDRMMTRIKSIYLFISKHGTVSTNELVEEFGITQRTVQRDLNVLAYNELVKSPNRGFWTITSKRVKVG is encoded by the coding sequence ATGTTAGGGAGTGGTTCTTTGAGTATTACTTCAACTGATCGTATGATGACCCGTATCAAGTCCATCTATTTATTTATTAGCAAGCATGGTACTGTCAGCACAAATGAGTTAGTTGAAGAGTTTGGGATTACCCAGCGAACAGTTCAAAGAGATTTAAATGTACTGGCCTACAATGAATTAGTCAAAAGCCCAAACCGAGGATTCTGGACAATAACAAGCAAGAGAGTTAAAGTTGGATAA
- a CDS encoding PRC-barrel domain-containing protein — translation MIKVGKEILDHKLKNESSAELVVKQVYFDQTLRRATYVEVEKKEVSNEKDAVPDHHADEMLHSIQASGGQFTPDNYPVTDDDRKERDANETMIVSFSQLSWQNDGYLLRESQDEIQATVLADQCSNKSLNKAEILTESGEELGKVKEIVIDKSGRVEGFELSEGFLSDFLSSDQPFLKLDEAVKYQHGKIIVPTDYHHTIKKA, via the coding sequence ATGATTAAGGTTGGAAAAGAAATTCTAGATCATAAGTTGAAAAATGAATCATCTGCTGAATTGGTTGTGAAACAAGTTTACTTTGATCAGACGCTTCGGCGAGCAACATATGTTGAGGTTGAGAAAAAAGAGGTCTCTAATGAGAAAGATGCTGTTCCTGATCATCACGCAGATGAAATGCTTCACTCTATTCAAGCGTCAGGAGGACAATTCACGCCTGATAATTATCCGGTGACAGACGATGATCGTAAAGAACGAGATGCAAATGAAACTATGATTGTTTCATTTAGTCAATTATCCTGGCAAAATGATGGCTATTTGCTTCGTGAAAGTCAGGATGAAATTCAAGCAACGGTTTTAGCTGATCAATGTTCTAATAAATCGTTAAATAAAGCTGAAATTTTAACAGAAAGCGGAGAAGAGCTTGGCAAGGTGAAGGAAATTGTCATTGACAAAAGCGGCAGGGTCGAGGGATTTGAGCTTTCAGAAGGCTTTTTATCTGATTTTCTTTCAAGCGATCAACCCTTTTTAAAATTGGATGAAGCAGTAAAGTATCAGCACGGTAAAATTATTGTCCCTACAGACTATCATCATACAATAAAAAAAGCGTGA
- a CDS encoding pseudouridine synthase codes for MRLDKLLANMGYGTRKEVKKLLKTGVVRVDEEVIKDAKQHIDPEENHVTVYEETVEYREFIYLMMHKPAGVISATEDEEETVIDLLIPEDQVFEPFPVGRLDKDTEGLLIITNDGKLAHHLTSPKHHVPKTYYAKISGVVSEEDVRAFEKGVTLDDGYETKPGELTILSAAEESEIELTIHEGKFHQVKRMFEAVGKKVVYLQRIQMGDIHLDRDLEPGEYRELTEEEVAILQK; via the coding sequence ATGCGTTTAGATAAATTATTAGCAAATATGGGCTACGGCACGAGGAAAGAAGTAAAAAAACTTTTGAAAACAGGCGTGGTTCGTGTTGATGAAGAGGTGATTAAGGATGCGAAGCAACATATCGATCCTGAAGAAAATCACGTAACTGTTTATGAAGAAACCGTAGAATATCGGGAATTCATTTACCTAATGATGCACAAACCGGCTGGGGTTATTTCAGCAACGGAAGATGAAGAAGAAACTGTCATTGACTTACTCATTCCTGAGGATCAAGTTTTCGAACCATTTCCTGTAGGACGATTAGATAAAGATACAGAAGGATTATTAATCATCACGAATGATGGTAAGCTAGCTCATCACTTAACGTCACCAAAACATCATGTTCCGAAAACTTATTATGCTAAAATTAGTGGCGTTGTATCGGAAGAAGATGTTCGGGCTTTTGAAAAAGGCGTCACGCTTGATGATGGATATGAAACAAAGCCTGGAGAGTTAACAATTTTAAGTGCTGCTGAGGAATCTGAAATTGAGCTTACAATTCATGAAGGTAAATTCCATCAAGTAAAGCGTATGTTTGAAGCGGTAGGCAAGAAAGTCGTTTATTTGCAGCGCATTCAGATGGGAGATATTCATCTTGATCGTGACTTGGAACCTGGGGAATACAGAGAGTTAACTGAGGAAGAGGTAGCCATTCTACAAAAATAA
- a CDS encoding DUF6884 domain-containing protein, with product MTVKVGLLATARKKSNKSAPVTEFYQSPLFQKTLEYASQHYDRMYFYNAKDGLLLPEDIMDPYDVSIKTFSHHQREEWAQKVIEQFSLHETSTDILVCLHGGSVYRKHLEPQLNRFNYVYEVPLKGLGIGEQLSWYQKNSV from the coding sequence ATGACTGTGAAAGTTGGACTTTTAGCAACAGCACGCAAGAAAAGCAATAAGTCTGCACCTGTGACGGAATTTTACCAAAGTCCTTTATTTCAAAAAACCTTAGAATACGCATCTCAACATTATGACCGCATGTATTTCTATAATGCCAAAGATGGACTTTTATTACCAGAAGACATCATGGACCCCTATGACGTCTCAATTAAAACATTTTCCCATCATCAACGAGAAGAATGGGCTCAAAAAGTAATTGAGCAATTCTCTCTACATGAGACTTCTACGGATATTCTCGTGTGTTTACACGGTGGCTCCGTTTATCGAAAACACCTTGAGCCGCAACTTAACCGATTCAACTATGTGTATGAAGTGCCTTTAAAAGGACTTGGAATCGGAGAGCAACTCAGTTGGTATCAGAAAAACTCAGTATAA